A section of the Salmo salar chromosome ssa05, Ssal_v3.1, whole genome shotgun sequence genome encodes:
- the LOC123743185 gene encoding catenin beta-1 isoform X3 translates to MASQSDLMELDMAMEPDRKAAVSHWQQQSYLDSGIHSGATTTAPSLSGKGNPEEEDVDNQVLYEWEQGFSQSFTQDQVADIDGQYAMTRAQRVRAAMFPETLDEGMQLPSTQFDGAHPTNVQRLAEPSQMLKHAVVNLINYQDDAELATRAIPELTKLLNDEDQVVVNKAAVMVHQLSKKEASRHAIMRSPQMVSAIVRTMQNTNDVETARCTAGTLHNLSHHREGLLAIFKSGGIPALVKMLGSPVDSVLFYAITTLHNLLLHQEGAKMAVRLAGGLQKMVALLNKTNVKFLAITTDCLQILAYGNQESKLIILASGGPQALVNIMRTYTYEKLLWTTSRVLKVLSVCSSNKPAIVEAGGMQALGLHLTDPSQRLVQNCLWTLRNLSDAATKQTTLAEVDVMQEGMEGLLGTLVQLLGSDDINVVTCAAGILSNLTCNNYKNKMMVCQVGGIEALVRTVLRAGDREDITEPAICALRHLTSRHQDAEMAQNAVRLHYGLPVVVKLLHPPSHWPLIKATVGLIRNLALCPANHAPLREQGAIPRLVQLLVRAHQDTQRRTSMGGTQQQFVEGVRMEEIVEGCTGALHILARDVHNRIVIRGLNTIPLFVQLLYSPIENIQRVAAGVLCELAQDKEAAEAIEAEGATAPLTELLHSRNEGVATYAAAVLFRMSEDKPQDYKKRLSVELTSSLFRTEPMTWNETGDLGLDIGAQGDALGYRQEGVSSDLNEPAL, encoded by the exons ATGGCTTCCCAGT CTGATCTGATGGAGCTGGACATGGCCATGGAGCCTGACCGAAAGGCTGCAGTGAGCCACTGGCAGCAGCAGTCATACCTGGACTCTGGTATCCACTCAGGGGCTACCACCACCGCCCCCTCCCTGAGTGGGAAGGGCAACccagaggaggaggatgtggatAACCAGGTGCTGTACGAGTGGGAGCAGGGCTTCTCTCAGTCCTTCACACAAGACCAAGTGGCAG ACATTGATGGGCAGTATGCCATGACCAGAGCCCAGAGGGTGCGTGCGGCCATGTTTCCAGAGACCCTGGACGAGGGCATGCAGCTTCCCTCCACACAGTTCGATGGGGCCCACCCCACCAACGTGCAGCGGCTGGCTGAGCCCTCTCAGATGCTGAAGCATGCCGTGGTGAACCTCATCAACTACCAGGATGACGCCGAGCTGGCCACCCGCGCCATCCCTGAGCTGACCAAACTACTCAACGACGAGGACCAG GTGGTGGTGAACAAGGCTGCAGTGATGGTACACCAGCTGTCCAAGAAGGAGGCTAGCCGCCACGCCATCATGCGCTCCCCCCAGATGGTGTCGGCAATCGTGCGCACCATGCAGAACACCAACGATGTGGAGACAGCCCGCTGCACCGCCGGCACCCTGCACAACCTGTCCCACCACAGAGAGGGTCTGCTGGCCATCTTCAAGTCTGGGGGCATCCCTGCCCTTGTCAAAATGCTTGG GTCCCCAGTGGACTCGGTGCTGTTCTACGCCATCACCACCCTACACAACCTGCTGCTCCACCAGGAGGGTGCCAAGATGGCCGTGCGCCTGGCCGGCGGCCTGCAGAAAATGGTGGCCTTGCTCAACAAGACAAACGTCAAATTCCTCGCCATCACAACAGATTGCCTTCAGATCCTTGCCTACGGCAACCAAGAAAGCAAG CTTATCATCCTGGCCAGCGGTGGGCCCCAGGCCTTGGTCAACATCATGAGGACCTACACATATGAAAAGCTGTTGTGGACTACCAGTAGAGTTCTCAAAGtgctctctgtctgctccagCAACAAGCCTGCCATCGTAGAGGCTG GTGGTATGCAGGCACTTGGGCTTCACCTCACAGACCCCAGTCAGAGACTAGTCCAGAACTGCCTGTGGACCCTCAGGAACCTGTCAGACGCTGCCACCAAACAG ACGACCTTAGCTGAAGTAGATGTGATGCAG GAGGGTATGGAAGGTCTGCTGGGGACCCTGGTCCAGCTCCTGGGCTCTGATGACATCAACGTGGTGACGTGTGCTGCCGGCATCCTGTCCAACCTCACCTGCAACAACTACAAGAACAAGATGATGGTGTGTCAGGTTGGGGGGATTGAGGCACTGGTCCGTACCGTGCTGCGTGCCGGAGACCGCGAGGACATCACTGAGCCGGCCATCTGCGCCCTGCGCCACCTCACCAGCCGCCACCAGGATGCTGAGATGGCCCAGAATGCCGTGCGGCTTCACTACGGCCTGCCTGTGGTGGTCAAGCTGCTGCATCCCCCCTCCCACTGGCCCCTCATCAAG GCCACTGTGGGCCTAATCCGTAACCTGGCTCTGTGTCCAGCCAACCATGCCCCTCTGCGTGAGCAGGGGGCCATCCCCAGACTGGTGCAGCTGCTGGTCAGAGCCCACCAGGACACCCAGAGACGCACCTCCATGGGAGGCACCCAGCAGCAGTTTGTG GAGGGAGTTCGTATGGAGGAGATTGTGGAGGGCTGTACTGGAGCTCTGCACATCCTGGCTAGAGACGTCCACAACAGAATCGTCATCAGAGGACTCAACACCATTCCACTCTTTGTCCAG CTGTTGTATTCTCCCATTGAGAACATTCAGCGTGTGGCTGCAGGAGTTCTGTGTGAGTTGGCCCAGGACAAGGAGGCAGCGGAGGCCATCGAGGCTGAGGGTGCCACCGCCCCCCTCACAGAGCTGCTTCACTCCAGAAACGAGGGCGTGG CCACCTATGCTGCTGCCGTTCTGTTCCGTATGTCTGAAGACAAGCCCCAGGACTATAAGAAGCGTCTGTCTGTGGAGCTCACCAGCTCCCTGTTCAGGACGGAGCCTATGACCTGGAACGAG acaGGAGATCTGGGCCTGGACATCGGAGCTCAGGGAGATGCCCTGGGCTACCGTCAAGAAG GTGTATCGTCTGATCTGAATGAACCTGCATTGTGA
- the LOC123743185 gene encoding catenin beta-1 isoform X2, translating into MASQSDLMELDMAMEPDRKAAVSHWQQQSYLDSGIHSGATTTAPSLSGKGNPEEEDVDNQVLYEWEQGFSQSFTQDQVADIDGQYAMTRAQRVRAAMFPETLDEGMQLPSTQFDGAHPTNVQRLAEPSQMLKHAVVNLINYQDDAELATRAIPELTKLLNDEDQVVVNKAAVMVHQLSKKEASRHAIMRSPQMVSAIVRTMQNTNDVETARCTAGTLHNLSHHREGLLAIFKSGGIPALVKMLGSPVDSVLFYAITTLHNLLLHQEGAKMAVRLAGGLQKMVALLNKTNVKFLAITTDCLQILAYGNQESKLIILASGGPQALVNIMRTYTYEKLLWTTSRVLKVLSVCSSNKPAIVEAGGMQALGLHLTDPSQRLVQNCLWTLRNLSDAATKQEGMEGLLGTLVQLLGSDDINVVTCAAGILSNLTCNNYKNKMMVCQVGGIEALVRTVLRAGDREDITEPAICALRHLTSRHQDAEMAQNAVRLHYGLPVVVKLLHPPSHWPLIKATVGLIRNLALCPANHAPLREQGAIPRLVQLLVRAHQDTQRRTSMGGTQQQFVEGVRMEEIVEGCTGALHILARDVHNRIVIRGLNTIPLFVQLLYSPIENIQRVAAGVLCELAQDKEAAEAIEAEGATAPLTELLHSRNEGVATYAAAVLFRMSEDKPQDYKKRLSVELTSSLFRTEPMTWNETGDLGLDIGAQGDALGYRQEDPSYRSFHSGGYGQDSMGMDSMMDHDMGAHHPGPEYPVDGLPDLGHAQDLIDGLPPGDSNQLAWFDTDL; encoded by the exons ATGGCTTCCCAGT CTGATCTGATGGAGCTGGACATGGCCATGGAGCCTGACCGAAAGGCTGCAGTGAGCCACTGGCAGCAGCAGTCATACCTGGACTCTGGTATCCACTCAGGGGCTACCACCACCGCCCCCTCCCTGAGTGGGAAGGGCAACccagaggaggaggatgtggatAACCAGGTGCTGTACGAGTGGGAGCAGGGCTTCTCTCAGTCCTTCACACAAGACCAAGTGGCAG ACATTGATGGGCAGTATGCCATGACCAGAGCCCAGAGGGTGCGTGCGGCCATGTTTCCAGAGACCCTGGACGAGGGCATGCAGCTTCCCTCCACACAGTTCGATGGGGCCCACCCCACCAACGTGCAGCGGCTGGCTGAGCCCTCTCAGATGCTGAAGCATGCCGTGGTGAACCTCATCAACTACCAGGATGACGCCGAGCTGGCCACCCGCGCCATCCCTGAGCTGACCAAACTACTCAACGACGAGGACCAG GTGGTGGTGAACAAGGCTGCAGTGATGGTACACCAGCTGTCCAAGAAGGAGGCTAGCCGCCACGCCATCATGCGCTCCCCCCAGATGGTGTCGGCAATCGTGCGCACCATGCAGAACACCAACGATGTGGAGACAGCCCGCTGCACCGCCGGCACCCTGCACAACCTGTCCCACCACAGAGAGGGTCTGCTGGCCATCTTCAAGTCTGGGGGCATCCCTGCCCTTGTCAAAATGCTTGG GTCCCCAGTGGACTCGGTGCTGTTCTACGCCATCACCACCCTACACAACCTGCTGCTCCACCAGGAGGGTGCCAAGATGGCCGTGCGCCTGGCCGGCGGCCTGCAGAAAATGGTGGCCTTGCTCAACAAGACAAACGTCAAATTCCTCGCCATCACAACAGATTGCCTTCAGATCCTTGCCTACGGCAACCAAGAAAGCAAG CTTATCATCCTGGCCAGCGGTGGGCCCCAGGCCTTGGTCAACATCATGAGGACCTACACATATGAAAAGCTGTTGTGGACTACCAGTAGAGTTCTCAAAGtgctctctgtctgctccagCAACAAGCCTGCCATCGTAGAGGCTG GTGGTATGCAGGCACTTGGGCTTCACCTCACAGACCCCAGTCAGAGACTAGTCCAGAACTGCCTGTGGACCCTCAGGAACCTGTCAGACGCTGCCACCAAACAG GAGGGTATGGAAGGTCTGCTGGGGACCCTGGTCCAGCTCCTGGGCTCTGATGACATCAACGTGGTGACGTGTGCTGCCGGCATCCTGTCCAACCTCACCTGCAACAACTACAAGAACAAGATGATGGTGTGTCAGGTTGGGGGGATTGAGGCACTGGTCCGTACCGTGCTGCGTGCCGGAGACCGCGAGGACATCACTGAGCCGGCCATCTGCGCCCTGCGCCACCTCACCAGCCGCCACCAGGATGCTGAGATGGCCCAGAATGCCGTGCGGCTTCACTACGGCCTGCCTGTGGTGGTCAAGCTGCTGCATCCCCCCTCCCACTGGCCCCTCATCAAG GCCACTGTGGGCCTAATCCGTAACCTGGCTCTGTGTCCAGCCAACCATGCCCCTCTGCGTGAGCAGGGGGCCATCCCCAGACTGGTGCAGCTGCTGGTCAGAGCCCACCAGGACACCCAGAGACGCACCTCCATGGGAGGCACCCAGCAGCAGTTTGTG GAGGGAGTTCGTATGGAGGAGATTGTGGAGGGCTGTACTGGAGCTCTGCACATCCTGGCTAGAGACGTCCACAACAGAATCGTCATCAGAGGACTCAACACCATTCCACTCTTTGTCCAG CTGTTGTATTCTCCCATTGAGAACATTCAGCGTGTGGCTGCAGGAGTTCTGTGTGAGTTGGCCCAGGACAAGGAGGCAGCGGAGGCCATCGAGGCTGAGGGTGCCACCGCCCCCCTCACAGAGCTGCTTCACTCCAGAAACGAGGGCGTGG CCACCTATGCTGCTGCCGTTCTGTTCCGTATGTCTGAAGACAAGCCCCAGGACTATAAGAAGCGTCTGTCTGTGGAGCTCACCAGCTCCCTGTTCAGGACGGAGCCTATGACCTGGAACGAG acaGGAGATCTGGGCCTGGACATCGGAGCTCAGGGAGATGCCCTGGGCTACCGTCAAGAAG ACCCTAGCTATCGCTCCTTCCACTCTGGGGGATATGGGCAGGACTCCATGGGTATGGACTCCATGATGGACCATGACATGGGTGCCCACCACCCAGGCCCTGAATACCCAGTTGACGGGCTGCCCGACCTGGGCCACGCCCAAGACCTGATCGATGGGCTTCCCCCAGGCGACAGCAATCAGTTGGCTTGGTTTGATACTGACCTGTAA
- the LOC123743185 gene encoding catenin beta-1 isoform X1, producing MASQSDLMELDMAMEPDRKAAVSHWQQQSYLDSGIHSGATTTAPSLSGKGNPEEEDVDNQVLYEWEQGFSQSFTQDQVADIDGQYAMTRAQRVRAAMFPETLDEGMQLPSTQFDGAHPTNVQRLAEPSQMLKHAVVNLINYQDDAELATRAIPELTKLLNDEDQVVVNKAAVMVHQLSKKEASRHAIMRSPQMVSAIVRTMQNTNDVETARCTAGTLHNLSHHREGLLAIFKSGGIPALVKMLGSPVDSVLFYAITTLHNLLLHQEGAKMAVRLAGGLQKMVALLNKTNVKFLAITTDCLQILAYGNQESKLIILASGGPQALVNIMRTYTYEKLLWTTSRVLKVLSVCSSNKPAIVEAGGMQALGLHLTDPSQRLVQNCLWTLRNLSDAATKQTTLAEVDVMQEGMEGLLGTLVQLLGSDDINVVTCAAGILSNLTCNNYKNKMMVCQVGGIEALVRTVLRAGDREDITEPAICALRHLTSRHQDAEMAQNAVRLHYGLPVVVKLLHPPSHWPLIKATVGLIRNLALCPANHAPLREQGAIPRLVQLLVRAHQDTQRRTSMGGTQQQFVEGVRMEEIVEGCTGALHILARDVHNRIVIRGLNTIPLFVQLLYSPIENIQRVAAGVLCELAQDKEAAEAIEAEGATAPLTELLHSRNEGVATYAAAVLFRMSEDKPQDYKKRLSVELTSSLFRTEPMTWNETGDLGLDIGAQGDALGYRQEDPSYRSFHSGGYGQDSMGMDSMMDHDMGAHHPGPEYPVDGLPDLGHAQDLIDGLPPGDSNQLAWFDTDL from the exons ATGGCTTCCCAGT CTGATCTGATGGAGCTGGACATGGCCATGGAGCCTGACCGAAAGGCTGCAGTGAGCCACTGGCAGCAGCAGTCATACCTGGACTCTGGTATCCACTCAGGGGCTACCACCACCGCCCCCTCCCTGAGTGGGAAGGGCAACccagaggaggaggatgtggatAACCAGGTGCTGTACGAGTGGGAGCAGGGCTTCTCTCAGTCCTTCACACAAGACCAAGTGGCAG ACATTGATGGGCAGTATGCCATGACCAGAGCCCAGAGGGTGCGTGCGGCCATGTTTCCAGAGACCCTGGACGAGGGCATGCAGCTTCCCTCCACACAGTTCGATGGGGCCCACCCCACCAACGTGCAGCGGCTGGCTGAGCCCTCTCAGATGCTGAAGCATGCCGTGGTGAACCTCATCAACTACCAGGATGACGCCGAGCTGGCCACCCGCGCCATCCCTGAGCTGACCAAACTACTCAACGACGAGGACCAG GTGGTGGTGAACAAGGCTGCAGTGATGGTACACCAGCTGTCCAAGAAGGAGGCTAGCCGCCACGCCATCATGCGCTCCCCCCAGATGGTGTCGGCAATCGTGCGCACCATGCAGAACACCAACGATGTGGAGACAGCCCGCTGCACCGCCGGCACCCTGCACAACCTGTCCCACCACAGAGAGGGTCTGCTGGCCATCTTCAAGTCTGGGGGCATCCCTGCCCTTGTCAAAATGCTTGG GTCCCCAGTGGACTCGGTGCTGTTCTACGCCATCACCACCCTACACAACCTGCTGCTCCACCAGGAGGGTGCCAAGATGGCCGTGCGCCTGGCCGGCGGCCTGCAGAAAATGGTGGCCTTGCTCAACAAGACAAACGTCAAATTCCTCGCCATCACAACAGATTGCCTTCAGATCCTTGCCTACGGCAACCAAGAAAGCAAG CTTATCATCCTGGCCAGCGGTGGGCCCCAGGCCTTGGTCAACATCATGAGGACCTACACATATGAAAAGCTGTTGTGGACTACCAGTAGAGTTCTCAAAGtgctctctgtctgctccagCAACAAGCCTGCCATCGTAGAGGCTG GTGGTATGCAGGCACTTGGGCTTCACCTCACAGACCCCAGTCAGAGACTAGTCCAGAACTGCCTGTGGACCCTCAGGAACCTGTCAGACGCTGCCACCAAACAG ACGACCTTAGCTGAAGTAGATGTGATGCAG GAGGGTATGGAAGGTCTGCTGGGGACCCTGGTCCAGCTCCTGGGCTCTGATGACATCAACGTGGTGACGTGTGCTGCCGGCATCCTGTCCAACCTCACCTGCAACAACTACAAGAACAAGATGATGGTGTGTCAGGTTGGGGGGATTGAGGCACTGGTCCGTACCGTGCTGCGTGCCGGAGACCGCGAGGACATCACTGAGCCGGCCATCTGCGCCCTGCGCCACCTCACCAGCCGCCACCAGGATGCTGAGATGGCCCAGAATGCCGTGCGGCTTCACTACGGCCTGCCTGTGGTGGTCAAGCTGCTGCATCCCCCCTCCCACTGGCCCCTCATCAAG GCCACTGTGGGCCTAATCCGTAACCTGGCTCTGTGTCCAGCCAACCATGCCCCTCTGCGTGAGCAGGGGGCCATCCCCAGACTGGTGCAGCTGCTGGTCAGAGCCCACCAGGACACCCAGAGACGCACCTCCATGGGAGGCACCCAGCAGCAGTTTGTG GAGGGAGTTCGTATGGAGGAGATTGTGGAGGGCTGTACTGGAGCTCTGCACATCCTGGCTAGAGACGTCCACAACAGAATCGTCATCAGAGGACTCAACACCATTCCACTCTTTGTCCAG CTGTTGTATTCTCCCATTGAGAACATTCAGCGTGTGGCTGCAGGAGTTCTGTGTGAGTTGGCCCAGGACAAGGAGGCAGCGGAGGCCATCGAGGCTGAGGGTGCCACCGCCCCCCTCACAGAGCTGCTTCACTCCAGAAACGAGGGCGTGG CCACCTATGCTGCTGCCGTTCTGTTCCGTATGTCTGAAGACAAGCCCCAGGACTATAAGAAGCGTCTGTCTGTGGAGCTCACCAGCTCCCTGTTCAGGACGGAGCCTATGACCTGGAACGAG acaGGAGATCTGGGCCTGGACATCGGAGCTCAGGGAGATGCCCTGGGCTACCGTCAAGAAG ACCCTAGCTATCGCTCCTTCCACTCTGGGGGATATGGGCAGGACTCCATGGGTATGGACTCCATGATGGACCATGACATGGGTGCCCACCACCCAGGCCCTGAATACCCAGTTGACGGGCTGCCCGACCTGGGCCACGCCCAAGACCTGATCGATGGGCTTCCCCCAGGCGACAGCAATCAGTTGGCTTGGTTTGATACTGACCTGTAA